One Tachypleus tridentatus isolate NWPU-2018 chromosome 3, ASM421037v1, whole genome shotgun sequence DNA window includes the following coding sequences:
- the LOC143246176 gene encoding sperm receptor for egg jelly-like — translation MNSPPTIGSCNIVPETGVTLETMFTVRCGGFQDEDIPISYQFFYTNKLDVHSETANDRKGTLLKFRHYPEMPNTPLPVGDPSYNYTGIITVMVSDGFDMSVETRIHVQVLPLTSKSGQHKTELIKTFVAVAENTTSSPLEQLMKSGDVEGI, via the exons ATGAACTCACCTCCAACAATTGGTTCTTGTAACATTGTGCCAGAAACTGGAGTGACTCTTGAAACTATGTTCACTGTCAGGTGTGGAGGGTTTCAAGATGAAGACATTCCTATCAGCTACCAGTTCTTCTACACCAACAAATTAGATGTTCATTCTGAAACAGCTAATGACAGAAAAG GGACCTTACTGAAGTTTCGACACTATCCTGAAATGCCAAACACTCCCTTACCAGTTGGTGATCCATCGTACAATTATACAGGCATTATTACAGTAATGGTTTCAGATGGTTTTGATATGTCTGTGGAGACCAGAATTCATGTGCAG GTTTTGCCTTTGACTAGCAAAAGTGGACAGCATAAAACCGaactaattaaaacatttgtcGCAGTTGCTGAGAATACAACTAGCTCACCTTTAGAACAACTTATGAAATCAGGAGATGTTGAAGGTATATAG